A region of Subdoligranulum variabile DNA encodes the following proteins:
- the garR gene encoding 2-hydroxy-3-oxopropionate reductase, with protein sequence MPFFVEFASCRGARGSVYWGQWKGAQRPRSNGNANRRFYNMKIGLIGLGIMGKPMAKNLLKAGYTDLLVSDLNKAAVEEVVAAGATAATNTEIGEQCDLVLTMLPNSPQVKQVMLGEDGVAAHMRPGTTFIDMSSINPVASKEIAAVLAEKNIEMLDAPVSGGEPKAIDGTLSFMVGGKQEVFDKYKDLLGTMGASVVRCGDVGAGNTTKLANQIIVACNIQALAEALTLAQKAGVDPQLVFEAIRGGLAGSTVMNAKAPMMIAGDPKPGFKIDLHIKDLNNALDCAHTVGCPVPMTAEVQEVLQWLHNNGEGQHDHSCIAHYYEKLTGIQIGR encoded by the coding sequence GTGCCCTTTTTTGTGGAGTTTGCTTCTTGTCGCGGTGCACGGGGTTCTGTATACTGGGGGCAATGGAAGGGCGCACAGCGCCCGCGGTCCAACGGAAATGCAAACAGGAGGTTTTACAATATGAAAATCGGTCTGATCGGTCTGGGCATCATGGGCAAACCCATGGCCAAAAATCTGCTCAAGGCGGGCTACACCGACCTGCTGGTCAGTGACCTGAACAAGGCTGCCGTGGAGGAGGTCGTCGCCGCCGGCGCCACCGCCGCCACCAACACCGAGATCGGCGAACAGTGCGATCTGGTGCTGACTATGCTGCCCAACTCGCCCCAGGTCAAGCAGGTCATGCTGGGGGAGGACGGCGTGGCCGCCCATATGCGTCCCGGCACCACCTTCATCGATATGAGCTCCATCAACCCGGTGGCCAGCAAGGAGATCGCCGCCGTGCTGGCCGAGAAGAACATCGAGATGCTGGACGCCCCGGTCTCCGGCGGCGAGCCCAAGGCTATCGACGGCACCCTGTCCTTCATGGTGGGCGGCAAGCAGGAAGTCTTTGACAAGTACAAGGATCTGCTGGGCACCATGGGTGCCAGCGTGGTGCGCTGCGGCGACGTGGGCGCCGGCAACACCACCAAGCTGGCCAACCAGATCATCGTGGCCTGCAACATCCAGGCCCTGGCCGAGGCCCTGACCCTGGCCCAGAAGGCCGGTGTTGACCCGCAGCTGGTCTTTGAGGCCATCCGCGGCGGTCTGGCCGGTTCCACCGTCATGAACGCCAAGGCGCCCATGATGATCGCCGGCGATCCCAAGCCCGGCTTCAAGATCGACCTGCACATCAAGGACCTGAACAACGCCCTGGACTGCGCCCACACGGTGGGCTGCCCGGTCCCCATGACCGCCGAGGTCCAGGAAGTGCTGCAGTGGCTGCACAACAACGGCGAGGGCCAGCATGACCACAGCTGCATCGCCCACTACTACGAGAAGCTGACCGGCATCCAGATCGGCCGCTGA
- a CDS encoding aldo/keto reductase codes for MSAFVTACGAAVGPVGQGTWYLGEHPATFREECNALRAGIEQGMNLIDTAEMYGEGAAETLVGEATRGFAREGLFLVSKVYPFHAGRRDIFTSCENSLRRMHTDYLDLYLLHWRGSVPLAETVACMEELKAQGKIRAWGVSNLDTADMEELLALPEGGRCATDQVLYHLASRGIEYDLLPLLRERSIPVMAYCPLAQAGRLRRGLMASPSVQKLAHAHGATPAQILLAFLLAQPGVVPIPRSGKAHHTRQNAQAAAIRLTPDELAMLDRAFPAPRYKTPLDIV; via the coding sequence ATGAGTGCATTTGTCACGGCGTGCGGGGCCGCGGTAGGTCCCGTCGGACAGGGAACCTGGTATCTGGGGGAGCATCCCGCCACCTTCCGGGAGGAGTGCAATGCCCTGCGGGCGGGCATCGAGCAGGGGATGAACCTCATCGACACCGCCGAGATGTACGGCGAGGGAGCGGCCGAGACGCTGGTGGGGGAGGCGACCCGGGGCTTTGCGCGGGAAGGCCTGTTCCTGGTCAGCAAGGTCTATCCCTTCCATGCGGGGCGGAGGGACATCTTCACCAGCTGCGAAAACAGCCTGCGCCGGATGCACACCGACTATCTGGACCTCTACCTGCTGCACTGGCGGGGGAGCGTGCCGCTGGCCGAGACGGTGGCCTGCATGGAGGAACTCAAGGCCCAGGGCAAGATCCGGGCGTGGGGTGTGTCCAACCTGGACACCGCCGACATGGAGGAACTGCTGGCCCTGCCGGAGGGAGGCCGCTGCGCCACCGACCAGGTGCTGTACCACCTGGCCAGCCGGGGCATCGAATATGATCTGCTGCCGCTGCTGCGGGAGCGCAGCATCCCGGTGATGGCCTACTGCCCGCTGGCCCAGGCCGGACGGCTGCGCAGAGGCCTGATGGCGTCGCCGTCAGTGCAGAAGCTGGCCCATGCCCACGGCGCCACCCCGGCCCAGATCCTGCTGGCCTTTTTGCTGGCCCAGCCGGGGGTGGTGCCCATTCCCCGCAGCGGCAAGGCACACCATACCCGTCAGAACGCCCAGGCGGCCGCCATCCGGCTGACGCCCGACGAACTGGCCATGCTGGACCGGGCCTTCCCGGCGCCGCGGTACAAGACGCCGCTGGATATTGTATGA
- a CDS encoding NAD(P)-dependent oxidoreductase encodes MPIHVVNEAKRCLQCKNPRCRTGCPINTPIPDMIRLFRENELEQAGEMLFRNNPLSVVCSLVCDHEKQCEGHCVQGIKGAPVHISSIENYISDAYLDRMELKPEPRKGQRVAIIGSGPAGITISVLLAQRGYDVTLFESREKIGGVLRYGIPEFRLPKEILDRYKTQLIRLGIKIRPNTAIGRALTVDDLQRDGYEAIFIGTGVWRPKKLGIPGESLGHVHFAIDYLVNPDVYDLGNDLVVIGAGNSAMDVARTALRKGVKHVTVFCRRNQAAASVREIEYAIADGVEFLYGARPVEITDDGVRYQQASFDEEGNVTELSEPKFFPASSVVVAISQGAQNRIVSTTTGLEMTDHGLLATDDHGETTRPGIFASGDVVLGARTVVEAVRYSKQVADEMDEYLQHLAAEKTQGDAQ; translated from the coding sequence ATGCCCATCCATGTTGTCAATGAAGCCAAGCGCTGCCTGCAGTGCAAGAATCCCCGCTGCCGTACCGGCTGCCCCATCAACACCCCCATCCCCGATATGATCCGGCTCTTCCGGGAAAATGAGCTGGAGCAGGCGGGGGAGATGCTCTTCCGCAACAATCCGCTGTCGGTGGTCTGCTCGCTGGTCTGCGACCACGAGAAGCAGTGCGAGGGACACTGTGTCCAGGGCATCAAGGGCGCACCGGTGCACATTTCCAGCATCGAGAACTATATCTCGGACGCCTACCTGGACCGGATGGAACTGAAACCGGAACCCCGCAAGGGGCAGCGGGTGGCCATCATCGGGTCCGGCCCGGCGGGCATCACCATCTCGGTGCTGCTGGCCCAGCGGGGCTACGACGTGACCCTGTTTGAAAGCCGGGAAAAGATCGGCGGCGTGCTGCGCTACGGCATCCCGGAATTCCGTCTGCCCAAGGAGATCCTGGACCGCTACAAGACCCAGCTCATCCGGCTGGGCATCAAGATCCGGCCCAACACGGCCATCGGCCGGGCGCTGACGGTGGATGACCTGCAGCGGGACGGATACGAAGCCATCTTCATCGGTACCGGCGTCTGGCGGCCCAAGAAGCTGGGCATCCCCGGCGAGAGCCTGGGGCATGTTCATTTTGCCATCGACTACCTGGTCAATCCCGATGTCTACGACCTGGGCAATGATCTGGTGGTCATCGGTGCGGGCAATTCCGCCATGGACGTGGCCCGCACGGCGCTGCGCAAAGGGGTCAAGCACGTGACGGTGTTCTGCCGCCGCAACCAGGCGGCCGCCAGCGTGCGGGAGATCGAATATGCCATCGCCGACGGGGTGGAATTCCTCTACGGCGCCCGCCCGGTGGAGATCACCGACGATGGAGTGCGCTATCAGCAGGCGTCCTTCGATGAGGAAGGCAACGTTACGGAACTTTCCGAGCCGAAGTTCTTCCCAGCCAGCAGCGTGGTGGTGGCCATCAGCCAGGGGGCGCAGAACCGGATCGTCAGCACTACCACCGGGCTGGAGATGACCGACCACGGCCTGCTGGCCACCGACGACCACGGCGAGACCACCCGCCCCGGCATCTTTGCCAGCGGCGACGTGGTGCTGGGGGCCCGCACCGTGGTGGAAGCGGTGCGCTATTCCAAGCAGGTGGCCGACGAGATGGACGAGTATCTGCAGCATCTGGCCGCCGAAAAAACGCAGGGGGACGCCCAATAA
- a CDS encoding cupin domain-containing protein, with translation MSVKMKNISQAEVLVLKDQISYQPGQVVSKTLAQNEAVSITLFSFDKGEEISTHASGGDAFVTCLDGTGKITIDGEDYLLHEGESIVMPAGHPHAVFGQEQFKMLLVVVF, from the coding sequence ATGAGCGTAAAGATGAAAAATATCAGCCAGGCGGAAGTCCTGGTGCTGAAAGATCAGATCAGCTACCAGCCGGGACAGGTGGTCAGCAAGACGCTGGCCCAGAACGAGGCGGTGAGCATCACGCTGTTTTCCTTTGACAAAGGGGAGGAGATCAGCACCCACGCCTCGGGCGGGGACGCCTTTGTCACCTGCCTGGACGGCACCGGAAAAATCACCATCGACGGGGAAGACTATCTTCTGCACGAGGGCGAGTCCATCGTGATGCCGGCCGGGCATCCCCATGCCGTCTTCGGACAGGAGCAGTTCAAGATGCTGCTCGTCGTCGTATTCTGA
- the hcp gene encoding hydroxylamine reductase, which produces MNEKMFCYQCQETAGCKGCTMVGVCGKQPDVAAMQDLLVWTSKGLAAVTTALRQQGQAVPADVNHLLTLNLFTTITNANFDRADIEARITATLDTKRELMARLGDAAALPEAARWDGEGDWMARARTVGVLSTENEDIRSLRELITYGLKGLSAYSKHANALLQDDEEVDAFLQRALAATLDDSLTADDLVALTLETGKYGVQGMALLDKANTTAYGNPEITKVNIGVGKNPGILVSGHDLRDLEMLLEQTAGTGVDVYTHSEMLPAHYYPAFKKYPHFVGNYGNAWWKQKEEFESFHGPVLMTTNCIVPPKDSYKDRLYTTGAAGYPGCVHIPGGIGEQKDFSALIEHAKRCAPPEELETGEIVGGFAHAQVLALADKIVDAVKSGAIKKFVVMAGCDGRAKSREYYTEFAKALPRDTVILTAGCAKYKYNKLDLGDIGGIPRVLDAGQCNDSYSLAVIALKLKEVFGLEDINDLPIIYNIAWYEQKAVIVLLALLYLGVKNIHLGPTLPAFLSPNVAKVLVDNFGIAGIGTVEEDMKLFFGENA; this is translated from the coding sequence ATGAACGAGAAGATGTTTTGTTATCAGTGCCAGGAGACCGCCGGCTGCAAAGGCTGCACCATGGTGGGCGTCTGCGGCAAGCAGCCCGATGTGGCGGCCATGCAGGATCTGCTGGTCTGGACCAGCAAGGGGCTGGCCGCGGTGACCACCGCTCTGCGGCAGCAGGGGCAGGCGGTCCCGGCGGATGTGAATCACCTCCTCACGCTGAACCTGTTCACCACCATCACCAACGCGAACTTTGATCGGGCCGACATCGAGGCACGGATCACCGCCACCCTGGATACCAAGCGGGAACTGATGGCCCGGCTGGGGGATGCTGCCGCGCTGCCCGAAGCCGCCCGCTGGGACGGCGAGGGGGACTGGATGGCCAGGGCCCGCACGGTGGGGGTGCTCTCCACCGAAAATGAGGATATCCGCTCGCTGCGGGAGCTGATCACCTACGGTCTCAAGGGCCTGTCGGCCTACTCCAAGCACGCCAACGCTCTGCTCCAGGACGACGAGGAAGTGGATGCCTTTTTGCAGCGGGCCCTGGCTGCCACGCTGGATGACAGCCTGACTGCCGACGATCTGGTGGCGCTGACCCTGGAAACCGGCAAGTACGGCGTACAGGGGATGGCGCTGCTGGACAAGGCCAACACCACGGCCTACGGTAACCCCGAGATCACGAAAGTCAACATTGGTGTGGGCAAGAACCCCGGCATCCTGGTGTCGGGCCATGACCTGCGGGACCTGGAGATGCTGCTGGAGCAGACCGCCGGCACCGGCGTGGACGTCTACACCCATTCCGAGATGCTGCCCGCCCACTACTACCCGGCGTTCAAGAAATATCCCCATTTTGTAGGCAACTACGGCAACGCCTGGTGGAAGCAGAAGGAGGAGTTCGAGTCCTTCCACGGCCCCGTCCTCATGACCACCAACTGCATCGTCCCGCCCAAGGACAGCTACAAGGACCGGCTCTACACCACCGGCGCTGCGGGTTATCCGGGCTGCGTGCACATTCCCGGCGGCATCGGGGAGCAGAAGGACTTTTCGGCCCTCATCGAGCATGCCAAGCGCTGCGCACCCCCGGAGGAGCTGGAAACCGGTGAGATCGTGGGCGGCTTTGCCCATGCCCAGGTGCTGGCCCTGGCCGACAAGATCGTGGACGCCGTCAAAAGCGGGGCCATTAAGAAATTCGTGGTCATGGCGGGCTGTGACGGCCGCGCCAAGAGCCGGGAATACTACACCGAGTTCGCCAAGGCCCTGCCCAGGGATACTGTGATCCTCACGGCGGGCTGCGCCAAGTACAAGTACAACAAGCTGGACCTGGGTGACATCGGCGGCATCCCCCGGGTGCTGGATGCCGGCCAGTGCAACGACTCCTACTCCCTGGCGGTCATTGCCCTCAAGCTGAAGGAGGTTTTCGGCCTGGAGGACATCAACGACCTGCCGATTATCTACAACATCGCCTGGTATGAGCAGAAGGCGGTCATCGTGCTGCTGGCCCTGCTCTATCTGGGGGTGAAGAACATTCACCTGGGCCCCACACTGCCGGCCTTCCTCAGCCCCAACGTGGCCAAGGTGCTGGTGGACAACTTCGGCATCGCCGGCATCGGCACCGTGGAGGAGGACATGAAGCTCTTCTTCGGGGAGAATGCCTGA
- a CDS encoding NAD(P)/FAD-dependent oxidoreductase: protein MYDLIIVGAGPAGIFTALELLRKSDKPHKILLVEKGKPVEKRHCPKDKTGVCVNCKPTCAITTGFSGAGAFSDGKLSLSYQVGGELPDLIGEDFAQELIDYTDKIYLEFGADPKVEGIYEGQEVKDIRKRAIQAGLQLVDCPIRHLGTEKAQQLYLNIQNHLLAAGVEMLFETECENIILEGSVCKGVLLREKTGTREVLGKQVVIATGRRGADWLEKLCAEHNIAHKPGTVDIGVRVECRNEVMETINKVLYEGKLIGYPAPWRNKVRTFCQNPGGFVAQENYDNDLAVVNGHSFKEKKSNNTNLAILVSHNFTEPFNQPIAYAQKVGELTNMLGAGHILVQRYGDILDGKRTWAKELARANVRPTLKDAVAGDITAAMPYRAMVNIIEFIKMVDQVVPGFASSETLLYSPELKFYSNKVKMDTDLETNIEGLHCLGDSSGWTRGLMMASVMGVLMGRKLMEKHGF, encoded by the coding sequence ATGTATGATCTGATCATCGTAGGCGCCGGTCCTGCCGGCATTTTCACCGCCCTGGAGCTGCTGCGCAAGAGCGACAAGCCCCACAAGATCCTGCTGGTGGAAAAGGGCAAACCGGTGGAAAAGCGCCATTGCCCCAAGGACAAGACCGGCGTCTGCGTCAACTGCAAGCCCACCTGCGCCATCACCACCGGATTTTCCGGGGCGGGCGCCTTCTCGGACGGCAAGCTGTCCCTCTCCTACCAGGTGGGCGGCGAACTGCCCGACCTGATCGGCGAGGATTTTGCCCAGGAACTCATCGACTACACCGACAAGATCTATCTGGAATTCGGCGCCGACCCCAAGGTGGAAGGCATCTATGAAGGCCAGGAGGTCAAGGATATCCGCAAGCGCGCCATCCAGGCGGGCCTGCAGCTGGTGGACTGCCCCATCCGTCACCTGGGCACCGAGAAGGCCCAGCAGCTCTACCTGAACATCCAGAACCATCTGCTGGCCGCCGGCGTGGAGATGCTCTTCGAGACGGAGTGCGAGAACATCATCCTGGAGGGTTCGGTCTGCAAGGGTGTGCTCCTGCGGGAAAAGACCGGCACCCGGGAAGTGCTGGGCAAGCAGGTGGTCATCGCCACCGGCCGCCGCGGCGCCGACTGGCTGGAAAAGCTCTGCGCCGAGCACAACATCGCCCACAAGCCGGGCACCGTGGACATCGGCGTCCGGGTGGAGTGCCGCAACGAGGTCATGGAAACCATCAACAAGGTGCTCTATGAGGGCAAGCTCATCGGCTACCCGGCCCCCTGGCGCAACAAGGTGCGCACCTTCTGCCAGAATCCCGGCGGCTTTGTGGCTCAGGAGAACTACGACAACGACCTGGCGGTGGTCAACGGCCACAGCTTCAAGGAAAAGAAGAGCAACAACACCAACCTGGCCATTCTGGTCAGCCACAACTTTACCGAGCCCTTCAACCAGCCCATCGCCTACGCCCAGAAGGTGGGCGAACTGACCAACATGCTGGGCGCCGGGCATATTCTGGTGCAGCGCTACGGCGATATCCTGGACGGCAAGCGCACCTGGGCCAAGGAACTGGCCCGGGCCAACGTCCGCCCCACCCTGAAGGATGCCGTGGCCGGCGACATCACCGCCGCCATGCCCTACCGCGCCATGGTCAACATCATCGAGTTCATCAAGATGGTGGACCAGGTGGTGCCGGGCTTTGCCAGCTCCGAGACGCTGCTCTACAGCCCCGAGCTGAAGTTCTACTCCAACAAGGTCAAGATGGATACCGACCTGGAGACCAACATCGAAGGCCTGCACTGCCTGGGAGATTCCTCCGGCTGGACCCGCGGCCTGATGATGGCTTCGGTCATGGGCGTGCTCATGGGCCGCAAGCTCATGGAGAAGCACGGATTCTGA
- a CDS encoding HdeD family acid-resistance protein: MLRYVKNGMLILSIAFIALGLLLLVMPETSLLWICYAFGAVVLITGIVCLVQYARLRGSGFAAPFFLVAGVITAALGLFTLAQPQVVASFLPVVFGLFILIDGCSRIGTAIELARRRADKWWMMLLFSVLSIALGVLLLVNPFGAAVSVVMVCGVLLIIEGVVNLSCVVYTAMELRTLDRMADAAQTAALDALGQMLDEEEAEALNRDHDGVVYNAESTEVSDDTHQSQ; this comes from the coding sequence ATGCTGCGTTACGTCAAAAACGGCATGCTGATCCTCAGCATTGCCTTCATAGCCCTCGGCCTGCTGCTGCTCGTCATGCCCGAGACCAGCCTGCTGTGGATCTGCTATGCCTTCGGCGCCGTGGTGCTCATCACCGGCATCGTCTGCCTGGTGCAGTACGCCCGCCTGCGGGGCAGCGGATTTGCCGCCCCCTTCTTCCTGGTGGCCGGCGTCATCACCGCCGCGCTGGGCCTCTTCACCCTGGCACAGCCCCAGGTGGTGGCCAGCTTCCTGCCGGTGGTGTTCGGGCTGTTCATCCTCATCGACGGATGCAGCCGCATCGGCACCGCCATCGAGCTGGCCCGCCGCCGGGCCGACAAGTGGTGGATGATGCTGCTGTTCAGCGTGCTGTCCATCGCCCTGGGGGTCCTGCTGCTGGTCAATCCCTTCGGGGCGGCCGTCAGCGTGGTGATGGTCTGCGGCGTGCTGCTCATCATCGAGGGTGTGGTCAACCTGAGCTGCGTGGTCTATACGGCCATGGAGCTGCGCACCCTGGACCGGATGGCCGACGCTGCCCAGACCGCCGCCCTGGACGCCCTGGGCCAGATGCTGGACGAGGAGGAGGCCGAAGCCCTGAACCGGGACCACGACGGCGTCGTCTACAATGCCGAGAGCACCGAGGTGTCCGACGACACCCACCAATCCCAATAA